The Panicum hallii strain FIL2 chromosome 9, PHallii_v3.1, whole genome shotgun sequence genome has a window encoding:
- the LOC112877792 gene encoding vesicle transport protein GOT1-like, with product MVSFEMNDLKKIGLGLTGFGIFFSFLGIIFFFDKGLIAMGNILFLSGLGLTIGLKSTMQFFTKPKNYKGTISFGAGFFLVLIGWPFFGMLLEAYGFIVLFSGFWPTLVVFLQRIPIIGWIFQQPFVTSFLDRYRGKRVPV from the exons ATGGTTTCCTTCGAGATGAATGACCTCAAGA AGATTGGTCTTGGCCTGACAGGCTTTGGAATATTCTTCTCCTTTCTGGGAATCATTTTCTTTTTTGACAAGGGGCTCATTGCAATGGGCAAT ATTCTTTTCCTGTCAGGTCTGGGTTTGACAATTGGTCTGAAATCAACTATGCAGTTCTTCACCAAGCCTAAGAATTACAAG GGTACAATCTCATTTGGCGCTGGATTTTTCCTGGTTCTCATTGGGTGGCCTTTTTTTGGCATGCTCTTGGAGGCATATGGCTTTATTGTACTCTTCAG TGGATTCTGGCCAACACTGGTAGTGTTCCTGCAGAGGATTCCTATCATTGGCTGGATATTTCAACAACCATTTGTGACATCA TTCCTTGATCGCTACAGAGGAAAACGGGTTCCAGTCTAG
- the LOC112876609 gene encoding MFP1 attachment factor 1-like, whose product MATDELAAAPVPAPAAAPAGGDPSAAFSFSIWPPTQRTRDAVVRRLVETLAGDTILCKRYGAVPAADAEPAARAIEAEAFDAAAATGGAAASVEEGIEALQFYSKEVSRRLLDFVKSRSAEAKAEAPPSEEAPAAAEGEAA is encoded by the coding sequence ATGGCCACCgacgagctcgccgccgccccggtcccggcccccgccgccgccccggcgggGGGCGACCCGTCCGCCGCGTTCTCGTTCAGCATCTGGCCGCCGACGCAGCGCACGCGAGACGCCGTGGTGCGCCGCCTCGTGGAGACGCTCGCGGGGGACACCATCCTCTGCAAGCGCTACGGCGCGGTGCCGGCCGCCGACGCCGAGCCCGCGGCGCGCGCCATCGAGGCGGAGGCCTTCGACGCCGCGGCCGCCACCGGCGGGGCCGCCGCGTCCGTGGAGGAGGGGATCGAGGCGCTGCAGTTCTACTCCAAGGAGGtgagccgccgcctcctcgacTTCGTCAAGTCCCGCTCCGCGGAGGCCAAGGCAGAGGCGCCGCCGTCGGAGGAGGCCCCCGCCGCGGCCGAGGGCGAGGCGGCGTGA
- the LOC112877506 gene encoding mannose-1-phosphate guanyltransferase alpha, producing MAGTEERVVAVIMVGGPTKGTRFRPLSLNVPKPLFPLAGQPMVHHPISACRRIPNLVQIYLIGFYEEREFALYVSSISNELRIPVRYLREDKPHGSAGGIYSFRDYIMEDGPSHIVLLNCDVCSSFPLPDMLEAHKKYGGMGTLLVNKVSAESANQFGELVADPETNELLHYTEKPETFVSDLINCGVYIFTPNIFSAIEDVLKQKKDRANLRRVSSFEALQSATKALPADFVRLDQDILSPLAGKKELYTYQTLDFWEQIKTPGMSLRCSGLYLSQFRRTSPHLLASGDGKRTATIVGDVYIHPSAKVHPTSKIGPNVSISANARVGAGARLINCIILDDVEIMENAVVIHSIVGWKSSIGKWSRVQGEGDHNAKLGITILGEAVDVEDEVVVVNSIVLPNKTLNVSVQEEIIL from the exons ATGGCCGGCACCGAGGAGCGCGTCGTCGCCGTCATCATGGTCGGCGGCCCCACCAAAG GGACGCGGTTCCGGCCGCTGTCGCTGAACGTGCCCAAGCCGCTCTTCCCGCTCGCCGGCCAGCCCATGGTGCACCACCCCATCTCCGCCTGCCGCCGG ATCCCCAACCTGGTACAGATATACCTCATCGGGTTCTACGAGGAGCGGGAATTCGCGCTCTATGTCTCGTCTATCTCCAACGAGCTCAGAATCCCCGTCAG GTACCTAAGAGAGGATAAGCCCCATGGGTCAGCTGGAGGGATCTACAGCTTTAGGGATTACATCATGGAGGACGGTCCG TCACACATAGTTTTGCTGAACTGCGACGTTTGTTCTAGCTTCCCCTTGCCAGACATGCTGG AGGCCCATAAAAAGTATGGAGGAATGGGTACTTTACTAGTTAACAAG GTATCTGCAGAGTCAGCAAACCAGTTCGGCGAGTTGGTAGCTGACCCCGAAACAAATGAACTTCTGCACTACACGGAAAAGCCAGAGACTTTT GTGAGTGATCTCATAAACTGTGGAGTGTATATATTTACTCCCAATATCTTTAGTGCCATTGAGGATGTCTTAAAACAGAAGAAAGACAGAG CAAATTTGCGCCGTGTATCTAGCTTTGAAGCTCTTCAATCAGCAACCAA GGCACTTCCAGCAGACTTTGTTAGGTTAGATCAAGATATTTTATCCCCTCTAGCGGGAAAGAAGGAGCTGTATACATACCAGACGCTTGATTTTTGGGAACAGATCAAGACACCAGG GATGTCTTTGAGATGTTCTGGGTTATATCTTTCTCAGTTTCGCCGTACATCTCCTCATCTTTTAGCCTCGGGAGATGGCAAAAGGACTGCCACTATTGTAGGCGATGTGTACATCCATCCATCTGCCAAGGTGCATCCTACTTCAAAG ATTGGTCCCAATGTCTCTATATCAGCTAATGCGCGGGTCGGAGCTGGTGCCAGGCTTATCAATTGCATAATTCTGGATGATGTTGAAATTATG GAGAATGCAGTTGTTATACATTCAATTGTGGGGTGGAAGTCATCCATTGGAAAATGGTCACGTGTACAG GGTGAAGGTGATCACAATGCCAAACTTGGCATTACTATTCTTG GTGAAGCCGTTGATGTTGAAGATGAAGTAGTTGTAGTTAACAGCATTGTGCTCCCAAACAAAACTCTCAACGTCAGTGTCCAAGAGGAGATCATCCTATAA